One part of the Phragmites australis chromosome 3, lpPhrAust1.1, whole genome shotgun sequence genome encodes these proteins:
- the LOC133913596 gene encoding uncharacterized protein LOC133913596, translated as MDQEVKDSGPSRSPCEPNLFLQWGSRKRLRCVKARDNSSPSLSPSEVLRRAVPRATRSLLGGGITPFRSPRRPSTLHRRKSDSLVNEYKLSMALSPDKDRYYSTRGSPFPFEGNGFDFGGGTEEKGSAALPGFFVALSNKEKEEDFMAMKGCKLPQRPKKRPKLMQKCLLMVSPGAWLSYLSHEKYEVREKKSSRKRARGLKALSMESGSE; from the exons ATGGATCAGGAGGTGAAGGACTCAGGACCCTCAAGGTCTCCCTGCGAACCAAATCTGTTCCTGCAATGGGGCAGCCGGAAGCGGCTGCGCTGCGTCAAGGCGCGTGACAACAGCTCACCATCACTGTCACCATCTGAAGTTCTTAGACGTGCTGTGCCCCGTGCGACTAGGTCGCTTCTTGGAGGTGGCATCACACCATTTCGTTCACCACGCCGCCCTAGCACCCTTCACCGTAG GAAATCAGATTCACTAGTGAATGAGTACAAGCTTTCGATGGCGCTCTCACCAGATAAGGACCGGTATTACTCTACTAGGGGTTCACCGTTTCCTTTCGAGGGGAATGGGTTCGATTTTGGTGGAGGAACAGAAGAGAAGGGCAGTGCAGCACTGCCAGGGTTCTTCGTCGCGCTGTCTAataaggagaaggaggaggactTCATGGCAATGAAGGGCTGTAAGCTCCCACAGAGGCCAAAAAAGAGGCCCAAGTTGATGCAGAAGTGCTTGCTT ATGGTGAGCCCTGGAGCTTGGTTATCATATTTGTCACATGAGAAATATGAAGTTAGAGAGAAGAAGAGTTCAAGAAAG AGGGCTAGAGGCTTGAAGGCGTTGAGCATGGAGAGTGGTTCAGAATAG
- the LOC133913598 gene encoding photosystem I reaction center subunit II, chloroplastic-like, with protein MAMATQASAATRHLLSAVWSPAKPRLSSSASLPSSSRGPAPLRAAAEEPAAAAPATEEKKPEAPKGFVPPQLDPNTPSPIFGGSTGGLLRKAQVEEFYVITWTSPKEQVFEMPTGGAAIMREGPNLLKLARKEQCLALGTRLRSKYKINYQFYRVFPNGEVQYLHPKDGVYPEKVNAGRQGVGQNYRSIGKNVSPIEVKFTGKNVFDI; from the coding sequence atggccatggccacgCAAGCCTCCGCCGCCACGCGCCACCTCCTGTCCGCCGTCTGGTCGCCGGCAAAGCCGCGCCTCAGCTCATCCGCCTCGCTCCCGTCCTCGTCCCGCGGCCCCGCGCCACTCAGGGCCGCGGCCGAGGagcccgccgccgcggcgcccgcGACCGAGGAGAAGAAGCCCGAGGCGCCCAAGGGGTTCGTGCCCCCGCAGCTGGACCCCAACACGCCGTCGCCCATCTTCGGCGGCAGCACGGGCGGGCTTCTCCGCAAGGCGCAGGTGGAGGAGTTCTACGTCATCACGTGGACGTCCCCCAAGGAGCAGGTGTTCGAGATGCCCACGGGCGGCGCCGCCATCATGCGGGAGGGGCCCAACCTCCTCAAGCTGGCGCGCAAGGAGCAGTGCCTCGCCCTCGGCACCAGGCTCCGCTCCAAGTACAAGATCAACTACCAGTTCTACCGCGTCTTCCCCAACGGCGAGGTGCAGTACCTGCACCCCAAGGACGGCGTCTACCCGGAGAAGGTCAACGCCGGCAGGCAGGGCGTCGGCCAGAACTACCGTAGCATCGGCAAGAACGTCAGCCCCATCGAGGTCAAGTTCACCGGCAAGAACGTCTTCGACATCTAA